From Candidatus Neomarinimicrobiota bacterium:
TCAGTCGGGCCCGCAGCTCGGTAGCCTCGGGTGCTGACAACCCACGAAAGTCTGTAAAGTAAATTGCAGCTGCGGAGCGCATCCTGGCTGAAAGGCCTTCAATAATGGCTATTTTTCGGGGCGTGGGCATGCTCTATCGGTACCCTCTATACAAAGGCTGATTTATCTAGTTTGATCCCGGGACCCATTGTGGAAGATAAGGTCAGCTTTTTCAGATAGGTCCCTTTAGCCGCCGCCGGCTTGGCTCGGATAATCGCCTCCATCAGAGCATTCAGATTATCCCCGAGTTGCTCTGCCGAGAAAGAAAGCTTACCTACTGCGGCATGAATGATGCCGAACTTGTCTACCCGAAACTCAATTTTGCCCGCTTTTAGCTCCTTCACTGCCTTAGCAATGTCATTAGTAACAGTACCCGCTTTAGGGCTGGGCATGAGCTTGCGGGGCCCGAGAATGGAGCCCAACTTGCCTACATCCCGCATCATGTCCGGTATAGCTACCACGGCATCGAACTCCAACCAGCCTCCCTTTATCTTTTCAATCAGATCTTCCGCGCCAACGTAGTCGG
This genomic window contains:
- the rplA gene encoding 50S ribosomal protein L1; this translates as MVKRSKAYRNALGKIDRNQHYELVEALKLLKDGVPAKFDQSVELAINLGVDPRHADQMVRGTVSLPHGTGKAVRILVFAKGEQVMEAQEAGADYVGAEDLIEKIKGGWLEFDAVVAIPDMMRDVGKLGSILGPRKLMPSPKAGTVTNDIAKAVKELKAGKIEFRVDKFGIIHAAVGKLSFSAEQLGDNLNALMEAIIRAKPAAAKGTYLKKLTLSSTMGPGIKLDKSAFV